In the Silvanigrella aquatica genome, CAAAGCATCGAATCATTTTGCAGAAATTTACCATAAAAAATATATCAGCAAAAACAAAGAAAAATATCCGTCTATTTATATTGAATTTATGAGTATACAAAATTCTAAAACTGCAGAATTAATATTAAATAAATCGTGTAATTTAATAAAAATAAATTGCGCAGAATTGAATAATATAAAGCTACCAGGAATTCCAAAAATATTTATGAGTGGAATTTGGGTAAATAAACACAAAGACAAACTTATTGAACAAATTAAATTAGAAATCAATAAAAATAAACAAATTCAAAACGAACCACTCAACGTATTTATGAAAAATAATTTTAAGAAAATTACCTCTGAATATAGCCACAGCATTAAAAGAAAACAAAATAAATCTAAATTTTTATAAAACTATTTCTTTTTCCATAGCATATAAGATATTAAAATAATCACAAGCACAAAAAGAGGAACTGCGACTTTAGATAAAGGATCACCATTAAAATAGTGAGACATAGAAGCACCAATAACATTAATCACAAATCCAGCGTAAGCCCATTCTTTGAGAGTTTGAAATCGACCATACAAAATAGCAATAGCGCCTAATATTTTAGCAATACCTAAAATTTTCAGCAAGTAAACAGGATAGCCAAGAGCCTTTACTCCCTCAACCATTTGCGGATTTGCAGTTAGATAACCGATTGCAGAAAAGACCATTAAAGATAAAAATGCTAATGTAACAATCCAATAAATAAATTTAAGCTTTCTAACAGCTCCCATAAAACCTCCTATACTAAAAATGTAACGAAAGTATTTTATAATGAAATTAGAGCAATAAAAATGCGCCAAAAAAAATATCTTAATTTTGTCATTAGTAAAATTAAAGATTTCAGATTTAATTTAATATCCCATAAATTGAAAGAAATATTCAAATACTACAAAACTACATGTCTCACATGATCACCAATGGGTGATGCAAAGAAATCTTCGACACAGTTTCCTTCAAATGCCACAAGGCTTGCTTTTTTTCCTAATTCAATTGTGCCATAGGAATCTTCAGCGCCCAAAGCAAATGCCGCATTCACTGTAACTCCCGCATAAACCTCGGGCAATGAAAAAGCGCACTGCGATAAAGCAAGGTAACAAGCAAACCAAATGTTATTTGCAATGGAACTTCCTGGATTAAAATCGCTGGCAATGGCAACACGAACACCGGATGCGCGCCATCTTTTAGCGTCAACATAAGGAATGCGACTAAAAAAACTTGTTGCTGGTAAAGCAACAGCTATCACACCAAGAGCAGCAAGACGCCCTAAATCAGATTCTGTGGAATATTGGCAATGATCAACCGTTAAAACCCTGCCTTTTTGTCTTCTTTTTCGTGATGTTTGTTCAACACGTCGCGCCAGTTCCGCAGCAAGTTCTGCTCCGCCACTGCGGGAAAACTCGTCAGAGTGAATATGAATATCTAAACCATGTTGCAGAGCCGCGCCCAACCAACGTTCTGATTGTTCCTTTGTAAAATAATTTCGTTCGAGAAAGATATCTGCCGCAAGAGGAAGTGCAATTCCTTTTTTAACAGCTTCTTCGCCCAAAGCGCCAATATTAGGAAGATCTTCAACTAAAGCTTGAATATAATTATCTAGACCTCGATAGTCAGGACTTGCCGCATGAGGTCCTAAATATGTAGGAGATAATACTGGTAATTCATGGGAATCTTCACCTAAATAAGCGTCATAAAGTGCTTCAAGCATTTTTCTTTCTTCAACCGGATTTAAACCGTATCCTGTTTTTGCTTCGAGTAAAACAACTCCTTTTGCTAAAGCTGTTTTTGCATTTGATTTATAATTTTCAGTTAATTTTTGTTTCGTTACCGCACGGGTTGCTTTCATAGTCGCGGTAATACCACCATTTTTTGCCGCAATTTCTTCGTAAGTCATTCCTTGTGACTTTAAAACAGTTTCTATAGCTCGACTTCCTGCAAAAATCGGATGATTATGACAATCAATGAGACCAGGAATTAGAACCAAATGAGATGCATCGATAATTTCAAATTCATTTAAATTTTCAATTTTTTCAGATAAATTTTGCCCTAGAGCATGAAATACACCATCGATTATAGCAACATCGCAGTGTTGCATAATCGACATTTCTTTTTGTGTCATACTATTATTTTCGATATTATTCCATCCTTGCATTGTCACTACACAAGGGGAATTTTTAAATAATATTTTTTTATTCTTTTTTGTAGACCATATTTTTGCCGCCATGATTCACCTCAGCTTGTGATAAATTTCGAGGATAAAAATGAGGAGAGTCTGGTTCTACAGCTCGACTCATATGTTCCTCTGCAATTTTTTGAGAAATGTCATAACCTGCATCGGCATGACGAAATATTCCCATTGCAGGGTCAAATGTTAAGACTCTTTTTAAACGCTCTGCGGCTTCTGCGGTTCCGTCTGCCACAATCACCATGCCAGCATGTAAAGAATATCCCATGCCAACTCCACCACCATGATGAAAACTAACCCAAGACGCACCACTAGAAATATTGCCAAAGGCATTGAGTAGAGCCCAATCTGCTACGGCATCACTGCCATCAGCCATGGATTCTGTTTCTCTATAGGGAGAGGCCACACTTCCGCAGTCGAGATGATCTCTTCCAATAACCACGGGACAAGATATTTCTTTTGTTTTTACCATCTGGTTCAAGAGTAACCCTGCTTTTAATCTATCACCATAGCCAAGCCACAAAATTCTGGCAGGCAAACCTTGTATCGAGATCCTTTTTGGCGCCACAGATAACCATCTTTGAATATCTTTGTGATTTGGAAATAAATTCAACAACGCTTGATCGGCTTTTTTGAGATCTTCTGCTTCACCGCTTAGCATAATAAAACGAAAGGGTCCCTTGCCTTTACAAAATAAAGGACGAATATATTCGGGAACAAAACCCTTGATATCGAAAGCATTTTCAACGCCCACTTTTTTTGCCATAGCACGAATATTGTTGCCATAATCAAAGGTAGGAATACCTCTGCTTTTTAATTCAAGTAAACATTTTAAATGTTTACCAATACTTTTTAATGCATCTTGCTCCACTTTTTTGGGATTGGCCTTTCTTTCATGAATGACTTGTTCCATGGAATATCCTTGGGGAACATAACCGTAAGTAGGATCATGGGAAGAGGTTTGATCGGTGACAAGACTTGGTTTAAAGTCGGCGCGCTCTAAGAGTTTAGGTAACAGATCAACCGCATTCCCAATAAGAGCAATACTGCGCGCTTTTCCTTCTATAAGACTTGATTTTAAGGCTTCCATAGCTGCCGGAATGTCGTCATAAATTTCGTCCAAATATTTTGATTTTAAGCGCATTTCAGCGCGAGAACGATCGACCTCAATTCCTAAAAAGCACGCTCCTGTCAGAACCGCTGCCAAGGGTTGTGCCCCTCCCATGCCGCCTAATCCTGAAGAAAAAACAAATTTCCCCTTTGTTTCTCCATTGTAATGTTGCTGAAAGGCTTCGTAAAAAGTTTCATATGTCCCTTGTACAATTCCTTGAGATCCGATGTATATCCAACTTCCTGCTGTCATTTGGCCATACATCATAAGGCCTTTTTTTTCGAGATCATCAAAATGCTCCCAATGTGCCCAATTTCCAACTAAATTACTATTTGCGATTAAAACGCGGGGAGAGTGACTCCATGTTTTAATGCGGGCTACAGGACTTCCACTTTGTATGAGAAGAGATTCATCACTTTCAAGCTCCTGCAAAGCTTTGGTAATATTTTTAAAGTCAGAATGAGAACGTGCGGCCTTACCCCGCCCCCCATAAACGACAAGTTCTGCAGGATTTTCGGCAACTTCTTTATCTAAATTATTTAATAACATACGTAATGCGGCTTCCTGCAACCAGCCCTTCGTATTGAGTTTTGAACCGCGCGGAGCCGGTTCACCAGGAATAAAATTTTTAGTTGTAGAAAGGATCATATTTTGAGTAGACATAAGAATCCTCACAAAAAAAGGGGAGAAAGGAAACAAATGGTTAGCTCTGAAACAAAAACAAATTCAAATATGCCTACACAGTACTTTATTCCTGAGTACTTGAGAAATGATTTTGGAAAAATTAACGCTGCTCTAAGAGGCTTTTTAACAGAAACGCGCTTAGCTAAAATGCAAAATATAGCTCAGAAAAGAAGCAGACAAGTTTTAACTGTTTTTGAAAACACTCATCATGCGCATAATATTAGTGCCATAATAAGAACAATAGATGCTTTTGGGTTTCTAGATCTTTTTTTTCTATATTCCAATTCCGAAATGCGCTTTAGAGCTGCGGATACTGTTGACAGAGGAGCAAGTCAGTGGCTTATGCCCAAACGCCTGACTTCCATAGAAGATTGCGCAAAAATATTAAAAGATAGCAATTATAAAATTGCACTGGTCTCTTTGCCCGATTTTTCGAGAACATCAGAGCATTACAACTATCACATTCCTTCATTTACAAGTCAAAAATTTTGCACTGATGAATTTAAAAACTTTATTGGAAATCAAAAAATTGCGCTTATTTTTGGAAGCGAATTGCATGGTGTTTCTCCAGAATGGAAAAATTATGCTGATATGTATTTATCCGTAGAAATGTATGGTTTTACTGAATCCTTAAATGTTTCTGTTTGCGCGGGGATTTTATTACAATCTTTACGAGAAAGTTTATTACAAAGTCAAAAAAACTTTCATTTAAATATAAAAGAACAAGAGCTTATTTTAGAACATTGGATTGCGAAAACATGCCCAAACGCACTGAACTATATTTCATCTCGCATGCCTGAACTTTTACCTTGGTTTGAATTTGTACGCAGTGGGCAATTTTTTCAGCCTCTATCTAAATAATATAAAATACCGATACTAAAAAATAATATTTAAACTTTAAAAATATTAGGTATTGCGTGTATGCAATTAATCAAAAGAAAACCACATCTCGGATGGCTTATTAATATATTAGCTATTTTGTTAGCCTGTTTTCTTATGATGAACAGTTTATTTGGTTCCATATATGTCAATCAATTAAAAAAGAAAATCTTAGGTCTTACAGATAATTATTTTTTAGCTCAAAGAGAAGTCCTTGAAGCCAAAGAGTCACTGTCAAAAGTTCATAGTAATATTTACAAATTTATAATATCTAATAGAAATAATACAAACAATAAAGATTTTGAACATAACAAACTTAAATTCATAAATGATACAAGAAAAAATTTAAACTACGTTGTATCTTATATAAAAGAAATCAGTAAATTTAACATTGACCCCTATATGTCAAAAAATGCAAAAACGCTTATTCCTTTAGCGACAGAGTATACAATATCATTACAAAAATCAATTGAATTAAATTTACAAAAGAACTCTGAAAATTTTGATAATATTCTAAATACAATTTCAAATCAGGAAGAAAATTATAATAAAATATTTTTTAATTTAGATATTCTTTCAAGACTCATTCAAGAAAAAGCGGTTAGTATTCGTATTTCAGATGATCTTTTATTACAATATTTGCCTGCTGTCTTTATTTTAACGTTTTTTGCCGCTGCTATTTCTGGTGGTTGTTTTATTTATTTATCAAGAAGAGAAGTCAGAAAATCAATTATAGAAAACACTATTTTAATTTTAAATGAAGCTCGCGAATATCAAATGGACTGTATTGAAACACTACAAATTTGTAAGGAAATTTCAGAAAAAGGTGCGCAAAAGATTACGGAAATATACACTTCAGTTGACAATATTGATAAAAATTCAGAATTTCACAATATTATCGAGAAGTTTCGGCAGCATGCCCAGAAAATTGAAATCGCTTTTGAGACAAGACGTTATCTACATGAAAGAGAAAAGTTAAAACTTGAAAAAGAGATTGAAGAAAGCAAAAACAAAGCAAAAACATTATATTAACAATAATTTTATGGACTTGGCAAAAATTTCCCCTCCCTATTCTAAACGATTCCACGAAAAAGCCGATAACCCCTTGTTAGTTGTTCTAAAATTTTTAGAATTACAAAGGCTCCTGGAATGGACTTAGAAAATCTAAATATATTTGTAGTAGAAGATGATAATGAAGTCAGAGAACTTATTGTCAAAGAATTTAGATCGCTAAGTCATCAAGCAAATTCCGCAAATAATTTTTATGATGCCAAAAAATGGATTAAAAATTTTGGTAAGGACTCTGATCTTTTCTTAATCGATTTACAACTTCCCGATGGAGATGGCTTTGCCTTATTAAATGAAATTCGAGAAGTAAACAAAGAAGCATCTATAATATTAATGACAGGCTTTATTAATAATAAAATATTAAATAAGGCAATTAAAAATAATTGTTATGATTTAATTGAAAAACCGTTCTCAATTAAATCAGATATTATCCCTATTGCAAAAAGATGCTTAAATGCTGCATTTCTAAAAAAAGAAAATGATCGCCTCAATTCAAAACTCTTGCACAATTCAAAACTCGCGGCACTTGGCGAACTTTCTGCTACAATTGTTCATGATGTCAGAAGTCCTCTTACTACAATTCAATTAACCTGTGAAGATATTAAAGATGAATTTAAAAAAGAAAATGAAATTTCTGAAGATGTCTTATTTACTCATCTTGCTCAAATAAATAAAGCTTGCCAAAGAATAAATAAACTTGTTGATCACCTCAGAAATTATGCACGAAGTGACTCTGGTGAAAAAGAAGAAAATAAAAATCTTTTAGAATTAATTGAAAATAGTTTATTTTTAGTAAAACAAAAAATCAGAAACCATAATATTAAAGTTGAAGTCGACTTGGAAGAAAAAGTTTCTTCTGTTGAAATTGTTTGTTTTCCAAATAAGTTTGAACAAGTCCTGATGAATCTCATGAGCAATGCGTGTGATGCCATGAAAGATTGCCCCGTTAAAAAACTCAAAATTGGGACTTATGTAAAAGACAATTCCTTATTGATTTCAATATCTGATTCAGGGACTGGTATACCTGAAAATATTAAGTCAAAGATATTTGATAGTTTTTATACCACAAAGCCCAAAGGGGAAGGCACAGGTTTAGGTTTAAGTATTGTAAAAAATATAGTAAAGGAACACTCGGGGGAACTCCTACTGGAATCCACGGTGGGCAAAGGTACAACTTTTACAGTAAAACTACCTCGTTCCAAAATTATTTCAAGTACCCTGAAGGGAGATTAGTCTGATTCATTTCAGGCTGCATAAAATTAATGATATTAAATAGTTACGAATTTGCTGATGAAGAGCACATCAAAAGAGAACGAGCAAAAGTCAAAGCCGCAAAAAAAAGCAGATGGTGGCAACAAAAATGTGCATCAGGTCTATGCTACTATTGTGGGAAAAAATTTCCATTTAAAGAATTGACACTCGATCACATTGTTCCCTTAGCAAGATTTGGCACAACAACACCAGGCAACGTTGTACCAGCATGTAGAGAATGTAACAAAAATAAAGGAGTTGACACTCCTGTAGATCTTCTTTTTAAGAACGATATAATAGAAAAGTAGAAATATCGTAACCTTAGAGGCTCCCTATATTATGGCTTCCAACGTCATTGAGCTTTCTTCGAACATGCAATTTATTGTTGTAGATGATGCTCCAGCATCAAGGGAAGGCATTGTCAAATCTTTAAAAACTCTGGGCTTTAAAAATGTTTCCGAAGGAGTGAGCGAAGGGGAAGCACTCAAGCTTCTGCAAGAAAAAAACTTCGATTTCATAATCTGTGAAAAAGATATGCGACAAATTAACGGTTTCGAATTTTTAACAGAAATACAAGAAAATGTCGAAATTAAAAGAACTCCCATGCTCATGGTAGGTCCCGAACTCACCAAAGAAGAAACCTTGCGTTTTCCCGAAGCAACGCCCGATGGTTATTTGAGAATACCTTTTGTTATGAAAGATTTATCCTATCAAATATCTCAAACTCTCATGAAATCTCGAGACTCAAATAATATTGAAGTCGATTATGAATTAGCGAGAGATTTATATATCAATGGCGAATACTCTAATGCCTTAGAGTGCTACAAAAATATAACTTTGAAAAATCTTTCTTCAGCGAGAGCCTTTGTCGCTATGGCGCGTTGTTACCGCGCCATGGGAAATATTCCTGAAGCCGAAAAAAACATCCGCATTGCGATGCAAAATAACAAATCGTACACACAAGCTTATTTTGACTTAGGAGTGTGCTTACTCGCTTCCGATCAAAAACAAGCCGCACTCAAATCGTTTGATCAAGCCATTCAAATAAATCCCAAAAATCCAATTCGCTACGAAGAAACAGCAAATGTGCTCACTCGCTGTGAACTTTATGAAGATGCAGAAAATTATTTAATGCGTGCCATAAATATAAAAATAGTTTATCCTAAATTGTATGCACAAGTTGGTAGAAATTTTTTAGCGCAAAAGAAAAAAGACAAAGCACTGGATTTTTTGCAACGAGCGGTTGAGCAAGATCCCAAAAATCCGAGTTTCTTAAACAGCATGGGAATATGCTATAAAGAAATGGGCAAATTCGAAGATTCCATTTCAAGCTATAATTTAGCTCTTAAAATAACGCCTAATGATGTAAAAATTATGTACAATAAAGTTTTATGCTTAATTACCATGAAAGACTATGATAGAGCAAAAAAAGTTTGCCAACAAATATTAAAATATGATCCTAAATTCGAAAGAGCACAGCAAAAAATACTTGAAATTGATAAACTAAATGAAGCATCACCCGTTGAACCAAAATACAGAGGGGTTATTCCAAAATAAATTATGAATACTACGAATCAATTTCCATTTTTAGACGAAAATATTATTAATAACATGAAAGAATTTGGCAATGGAGATGAAGAATTTGCCAATAGACTTTTAATAGTCCAACTGATGACTGTTTACTTAGATAATTTACCTGAAAGAATTAAAGAGCTGACAACGGCTATGAAAAACAGTGATATTCCTGTTGTGGAAAGATCTGCTCACACATTAAAATCAAGTTCAAGGCTCATTGGACTTGTGGCACTTGCAGAAGATTGCCAAATTCTTGAAGATATCGGATTTTCAAAAACACTCGATGGTGCTCAAGAAGTTTTTAATAGAATTGATACTGCCTGTAAAAAAGTTCCTGACGTGATTAAAAGTAAAATAAAAGATTTAGAATCAAAGTAACAAAGTCAGAGGTATTGATTGGCTAATAAAACAGTATTAATCGTTGATGATGCCGCAGAAACAAGAATATTCCTCAAAGGGATAGTCACCTCAATGGGATTAGCCTTTTTTGAAGCCAAAAGCGGTATTGACGCTCTTAAAATATTAAATGAGCATATGATTGATCTTGTCATTCTTGATGTCCTCATGCCCCATTTTGATGGATACCAAACATTAGAATTTATCAATAAATTAAAGCAAAAACAAAATATAAAAGTCGTATTTTTATCTGGTAAAAAAGGCGATCTCGATCAAGATAAAATTGCAGCCCTTAAGCCTGATGACCTCATTCATAAAACCGTAGACATTCACGTTTTAAAAAATAAATTAAGAAAAATTCTTGATGGCACAGCACCTCCGCCGAGTTTTGCGGCCGCTTCAACAACTCCCCCTGCTGCTTCACCGGCACCAACAACAACGGCACCCACTGTAAATGCGCCAAAACCAGCGGCACCCAATACACCATCGATAACTCCAAAACCAGCTCCTGCCGGGGTTGCCCCTCAATCCGGAGCAACAACATCTGCGACAACGACAGCCCCTACCGCTGCGACACCAAAATTAGATTTACCAGCGACCATAACAAATATGCCGATTGTCCTTGATATTAAGATTATTAAAATCACCCAATCCGGAATTGTCTTTCAAGCAAAGCATCAATTTAAAGAAGGTGCACTGCTTAGCGTTGATTGCCCAAAAGCGGCGAGCTCATTAAAGAAAACCGGCGAATTACAATTAAAAGTACAAAAAAGTGTTCCTGAAAATGATTACTACATCGTAACAACAATGCTATCTTAAAATTTTGTACATAAAACATCATATTATTCCGAAAATTGCTTTGCTAAATTCTCAAGATATTCATCTAATGCAAATGAAATCAATTGGGATTGTGAAGAAAAAGAAACTACAGCATTTAAATTCGCATCAGCTTTACTTGCCACTTTAATTCGTTCAAAAAAAGCGACATTGACCATTTGAATTTGTTCATAATACTCTGATAATTCGGATAAACTCCAATCAGGATTTTTATTATTTTTAAATTTAAAATATTGTTTTAATAAATAATCTGAGATAGCACGAAAGATGGTTTCTTCAAAAGAAGCAAAGGGCAAATGATAAAAAGCCAAACCCTTCAATTTTTTTAAAATAGGGCAAAGACTTGTCGCCATGATCAAACCCATTAAAGCTTTTAAAGAGGTCTGAGCATCACATTCCTTATAATAAGTTCTGTCATTTGTTTCTACATATGTCTTGACGATATCGGAAGACAGAATATTTTGAAACTCATGCATGGCTCTTTCAACATCAATAGCGGGAGGACAATTTTTTGTTTCTTTTGAGTTTAAGGGACAGTTTTCGCATTTATTAAAATCAAGCTGCGTCCATGGCACATCAGATACGGCTTCTACATTGTCCTTATTTCGATTTAAGTCAATAACATACTTTGATTCATGATCATCACTAAATTTAAATTTATAAGTTATTTTTGACAAATAAAACCTCTTAAAATTACAAATTATTTAACTGATAAAATTTTATCGAAACAATTTAGTCATGAAATAATTGCCATTCATTTTAAAATGTCAAAGATTTGATGGCATCAAAAAAATAAATTCATAAAAGCGTCATTTTTTTTACTTTCTTCATAATTACTCAATTTATCTCATATTTTAAACCGATAAACAATTCTAGATTAAAATAAAGGTTTTTTATGTTTCAACTTTTTGAACATATATTACAAAACTATAGTATCAAAACGCGAAGAAATTTAATTTTTTGCGTTATAACAGCGGCTTTATTTATTGGCTTTTTACCCAACTATAATATTTCAGATATTTTTTATAAAAAAATAGAAACTATTATTTTTATCGGAAATATTATAACATCAATTTCTCTTATCTCTTTTTTCACATTAAGAAAGAATTTTTCAAAAAAATTATATTCAAGTATAAATTATTTTTCACAATTATTAATTATATTAATTTTGATAGCACAATTCTCAATAAATAATGTTAATTATTTAAATAATTTAAAAGAAATTGATGCTATAAATAATTTATTAAATTTTTTTATCTGGAACTCCTTGGTTTTAAATATTTCATTAATATATACAATAGAAAAAAATAATAATTATGAATTTAATACAAAAAAAATATCTGAACCAAGTCAGTATATAATTTATATTATATTATTAATAATACCAATTTTAAATCTATACAATATTGATTATAAAATTATATTATCACTAGCGTATATTATTCCAATTTCTAAATTAATTACTTTTCTTGAAAACACACCTAAAAGCGATCAAAAAAATGAGTTCATTTTTTTGATCCTTTTTATATCCCTCTTTTTTTGTAGTTTTCAAAATGCTCTCATATTAAATAATAATCCAAATATATTTTTAAATGAAATTTCTATTTTTATAACTCTTTCAATTTTATCATATAGAAATCACTTAAAGCTTGCATCTGAATTTCATAAAATTCATGAAATTTCTATTATTTTAGCAAG is a window encoding:
- a CDS encoding response regulator, with protein sequence MANKTVLIVDDAAETRIFLKGIVTSMGLAFFEAKSGIDALKILNEHMIDLVILDVLMPHFDGYQTLEFINKLKQKQNIKVVFLSGKKGDLDQDKIAALKPDDLIHKTVDIHVLKNKLRKILDGTAPPPSFAAASTTPPAASPAPTTTAPTVNAPKPAAPNTPSITPKPAPAGVAPQSGATTSATTTAPTAATPKLDLPATITNMPIVLDIKIIKITQSGIVFQAKHQFKEGALLSVDCPKAASSLKKTGELQLKVQKSVPENDYYIVTTMLS
- a CDS encoding amidohydrolase family protein, whose amino-acid sequence is MAAKIWSTKKNKKILFKNSPCVVTMQGWNNIENNSMTQKEMSIMQHCDVAIIDGVFHALGQNLSEKIENLNEFEIIDASHLVLIPGLIDCHNHPIFAGSRAIETVLKSQGMTYEEIAAKNGGITATMKATRAVTKQKLTENYKSNAKTALAKGVVLLEAKTGYGLNPVEERKMLEALYDAYLGEDSHELPVLSPTYLGPHAASPDYRGLDNYIQALVEDLPNIGALGEEAVKKGIALPLAADIFLERNYFTKEQSERWLGAALQHGLDIHIHSDEFSRSGGAELAAELARRVEQTSRKRRQKGRVLTVDHCQYSTESDLGRLAALGVIAVALPATSFFSRIPYVDAKRWRASGVRVAIASDFNPGSSIANNIWFACYLALSQCAFSLPEVYAGVTVNAAFALGAEDSYGTIELGKKASLVAFEGNCVEDFFASPIGDHVRHVVL
- a CDS encoding TrmH family RNA methyltransferase, which produces MVSSETKTNSNMPTQYFIPEYLRNDFGKINAALRGFLTETRLAKMQNIAQKRSRQVLTVFENTHHAHNISAIIRTIDAFGFLDLFFLYSNSEMRFRAADTVDRGASQWLMPKRLTSIEDCAKILKDSNYKIALVSLPDFSRTSEHYNYHIPSFTSQKFCTDEFKNFIGNQKIALIFGSELHGVSPEWKNYADMYLSVEMYGFTESLNVSVCAGILLQSLRESLLQSQKNFHLNIKEQELILEHWIAKTCPNALNYISSRMPELLPWFEFVRSGQFFQPLSK
- a CDS encoding Hpt domain-containing protein, whose amino-acid sequence is MNTTNQFPFLDENIINNMKEFGNGDEEFANRLLIVQLMTVYLDNLPERIKELTTAMKNSDIPVVERSAHTLKSSSRLIGLVALAEDCQILEDIGFSKTLDGAQEVFNRIDTACKKVPDVIKSKIKDLESK
- a CDS encoding HNH endonuclease, giving the protein MILNSYEFADEEHIKRERAKVKAAKKSRWWQQKCASGLCYYCGKKFPFKELTLDHIVPLARFGTTTPGNVVPACRECNKNKGVDTPVDLLFKNDIIEK
- a CDS encoding hybrid sensor histidine kinase/response regulator, which produces MDLENLNIFVVEDDNEVRELIVKEFRSLSHQANSANNFYDAKKWIKNFGKDSDLFLIDLQLPDGDGFALLNEIREVNKEASIILMTGFINNKILNKAIKNNCYDLIEKPFSIKSDIIPIAKRCLNAAFLKKENDRLNSKLLHNSKLAALGELSATIVHDVRSPLTTIQLTCEDIKDEFKKENEISEDVLFTHLAQINKACQRINKLVDHLRNYARSDSGEKEENKNLLELIENSLFLVKQKIRNHNIKVEVDLEEKVSSVEIVCFPNKFEQVLMNLMSNACDAMKDCPVKKLKIGTYVKDNSLLISISDSGTGIPENIKSKIFDSFYTTKPKGEGTGLGLSIVKNIVKEHSGELLLESTVGKGTTFTVKLPRSKIISSTLKGD
- a CDS encoding tetratricopeptide repeat protein, whose amino-acid sequence is MASNVIELSSNMQFIVVDDAPASREGIVKSLKTLGFKNVSEGVSEGEALKLLQEKNFDFIICEKDMRQINGFEFLTEIQENVEIKRTPMLMVGPELTKEETLRFPEATPDGYLRIPFVMKDLSYQISQTLMKSRDSNNIEVDYELARDLYINGEYSNALECYKNITLKNLSSARAFVAMARCYRAMGNIPEAEKNIRIAMQNNKSYTQAYFDLGVCLLASDQKQAALKSFDQAIQINPKNPIRYEETANVLTRCELYEDAENYLMRAINIKIVYPKLYAQVGRNFLAQKKKDKALDFLQRAVEQDPKNPSFLNSMGICYKEMGKFEDSISSYNLALKITPNDVKIMYNKVLCLITMKDYDRAKKVCQQILKYDPKFERAQQKILEIDKLNEASPVEPKYRGVIPK
- a CDS encoding DUF6901 family protein, translating into MSKITYKFKFSDDHESKYVIDLNRNKDNVEAVSDVPWTQLDFNKCENCPLNSKETKNCPPAIDVERAMHEFQNILSSDIVKTYVETNDRTYYKECDAQTSLKALMGLIMATSLCPILKKLKGLAFYHLPFASFEETIFRAISDYLLKQYFKFKNNKNPDWSLSELSEYYEQIQMVNVAFFERIKVASKADANLNAVVSFSSQSQLISFALDEYLENLAKQFSE
- a CDS encoding DoxX family protein; this encodes MGAVRKLKFIYWIVTLAFLSLMVFSAIGYLTANPQMVEGVKALGYPVYLLKILGIAKILGAIAILYGRFQTLKEWAYAGFVINVIGASMSHYFNGDPLSKVAVPLFVLVIILISYMLWKKK